From a single Glycine soja cultivar W05 chromosome 19, ASM419377v2, whole genome shotgun sequence genomic region:
- the LOC114398636 gene encoding uncharacterized protein LOC114398636, protein MHPEFPEEDIMALFGEKADDEDRDKWIVWFKDASNTLGHGVGAVLLLKVYGDSALVIRQLRGEWETRDHKLIPYQAYIKKLAEFFDDVSFHHVPREENQMADAFATLASMFQLTSHGDLLYIEFRCRRKLAYCCLIEEEQDGKWWYFDIKRYVEYKECPEGASDNDKRMLRRLAIGFFLGGGILYK, encoded by the exons atgcatccggagttTCCAGAggaagacatcatggccttgttcgggGAGAAGGCGGACGATGAGGATAGGGATAAGTGGATAGTGTGGTTCAAAGACGCATCCAACACCCTAGGCCATGGGGTTGGGGCGGTGTTG TtgctcaaagtgtatggagactcggccTTGGTAATTCGCCAGCTGAggggagaatgggaaactagggatcataAATTGATACCCTATCAGGCCTACATCAAGAAACTGGCCGAGTTCTTCGATGATGTCTCCTTCCACCATGTTCCCAGAGAGGAAAATCAGATGGCTGATGCGTTTGCCACTctagcatccatgtttcaactaaCTTCACATGGAGACTTGTTGTACATCGAGTTCCGATGTCGCAGAAAGCTCGCATATTGCTGCTTGATAGAAGAGGAGCAAGATGGTAAATGGTGGtacttcgacatcaagcgatacgtAGAGTATAAGGAGTGTCCAGAGGGGGCTTCTGACAACGACAAGAGGATGTTGCGGAGGTTGGCAATTGGTTTCTTTCTAGGCGGAGGTATCCTATACAAGTGA